The Nycticebus coucang isolate mNycCou1 chromosome 5, mNycCou1.pri, whole genome shotgun sequence genome window below encodes:
- the LOC128585993 gene encoding mortality factor 4-like protein 2 → MSSRKQGSQTRGQQSAEEDNFKKPTRSNMQRSKRRGASSGKKTAAPQQKNLEPALPGRWGGRSAETPPSGSARKTRKNKQKTPGNGDGGSASEAPQPPRKKRARADPTVESEEAFKNRMEVKVKIPEELKPWLVKDWDLVTRQKQLFQFPAKKNVDAVLEEYANCKRWQGNVDNKEYAVNEVMGGIKEYFNVMLGTQLLYKFERPQYAEILLAHPDAPMSQVYGAPHLLRLFVRIGAMLAYTPLDEKSLALLLGYLHDFLKYLAKNSASLFTASDYKVASAEYHRKAL, encoded by the coding sequence ATGAGTTCCAGAAAGCAGGGTTCTCAAACTCGTGGACAACAATCTGCAGAAGAAGACAACTTCAAAAAGCCAACTAGAAGCAACATGCAGAGAAGTAAGAGGAGAGGGGCTTCCTCTGGAAAGAAGACAGCTGCTCCACAGCAGAAAAATCTTGAGCCAGCTCTCCCAGGAAGATGGGGAGGTCGCTCTGCAGAGACCCCCCCTTCAGGATCTGCTAGGAAGACAAGAAAGAACAAAcagaagactcctggaaatgGAGATGGTGGCAGTGCCAGCGAAGCACCTCAGCCTCCACGGAAGAAAAGGGCCCGGGCGGATCCAACTGTTGAAAGTGAAGAAGCATTTAAGAATAGAATGGAAGTTAAAGTGAAGATTCCTGAAGAATTAAAACCATGGCTTGTCAAGGACTGGGACTTGGTTACCAGGCAGAAGCAACTTTTCCAATTTCCTGCAAAGAAGAACGTGGATGCAGTTCTTGAAGAGTATGCTAATTGTAAGCGGTGGCAGGGCAATGTTGATAATAAGGAATATGCAGTTAACGAAGTCATGGGaggaataaaagaatatttcaatGTGATGTTGGGCACTCAGCTGCTCTACAAGTTTGAGAGGCCCCAGTATGCTGAAATTCTCTTGGCTCACCCTGATGCACCAATGTCCCAGGTTTATGGAGCGCCTCACCTACTGAGATTATTTGTAAGAATTGGAGCAATGTTGGCCTATACACCTCTTGATGAGAAAAGCCTTGCATTGTTGTTGGGCTATTTGCATGATTTCCTAAAATATCTGGCAAAGAATTCTGCATCTCTGTTTACTGCCAGTGATTACAAAGTGGCTTCTGCTGAGTACCACCGCAAAGCCCTGTAA